In Elusimicrobiota bacterium, the following proteins share a genomic window:
- a CDS encoding HAD-IB family phosphatase → MVADFDGTITTRDVGDSILLRFRAATRKEIENSYSFGVSMDKWMREIFLRLRVPRKKIQDHVRASTRLRNGFKEFAVFCAENSVPFEIASGGIDLYAEPVFSKYGLRAKSFFGKARVTGAGVKITYPFLKGKTLDGFKAFRVLRLRRLGCKVIFCGDGTTDLEAARAADKVFAAKKLLGHCRAMGIKAARLKNFHQVREFIRRNRLKA, encoded by the coding sequence GTGGTAGCCGACTTTGACGGCACCATAACGACACGCGATGTGGGCGACTCCATACTTTTACGTTTCCGGGCGGCCACAAGAAAAGAAATTGAAAATTCCTACTCTTTCGGCGTGTCCATGGATAAATGGATGCGGGAAATTTTTCTCAGGCTGCGGGTTCCCCGAAAAAAGATCCAGGACCATGTACGGGCCTCTACCCGCCTTAGAAACGGTTTCAAGGAGTTTGCCGTTTTTTGCGCCGAAAATTCAGTGCCTTTTGAAATAGCGAGCGGCGGCATAGATCTGTACGCGGAGCCCGTTTTTTCAAAATATGGCCTGAGGGCAAAGTCTTTTTTCGGAAAGGCCCGCGTTACCGGAGCTGGAGTTAAAATAACCTATCCTTTTTTAAAGGGAAAAACCCTGGACGGGTTTAAAGCGTTCAGAGTTCTGCGTCTGCGCCGGCTGGGCTGCAAAGTGATATTCTGCGGCGACGGCACCACCGACCTTGAAGCCGCGCGCGCGGCCGACAAGGTTTTCGCGGCAAAGAAACTTCTGGGGCATTGCCGCGCCATGGGTATTAAGGCGGCAAGGCTCAAAAACTTTCACCAGGTGCGCGAGTTTATCCGCAGGAACAGGCTAAAGGCTTAG
- a CDS encoding MBL fold metallo-hydrolase has translation MKIEQLKVGPMDNFSYLVWDGNSSYAAVIDPAWEGEKIEAAILKNGLELKMALLTHAHPDHVNALPHLESKHPGLPVYLHEADIFMLEREPKNLNNAQDGAALELGHLKIKVIHTPGHTPGSVCYLADTAVFTGDTLFVGECGRVDLPGSSAEALYESLRKLAALPPATAMYPGHSYNGDTSTLGVQKEYNLYLQLASNNKADFLKAVR, from the coding sequence ATGAAAATAGAACAGCTGAAAGTCGGCCCGATGGATAATTTTTCATACCTTGTATGGGATGGGAACTCCAGCTACGCCGCAGTTATAGATCCGGCCTGGGAGGGAGAAAAGATAGAAGCCGCGATTTTAAAGAACGGGCTGGAGCTGAAAATGGCGCTGCTTACCCACGCTCACCCGGACCATGTAAACGCGCTTCCTCACCTGGAGTCCAAACACCCCGGCCTGCCGGTGTACCTGCACGAGGCGGATATCTTCATGCTTGAGAGGGAGCCTAAAAATCTCAATAACGCGCAAGACGGCGCCGCGCTTGAACTTGGGCATTTGAAAATAAAAGTTATCCACACGCCGGGCCACACCCCGGGTTCGGTGTGTTATCTGGCGGACACGGCTGTTTTTACCGGAGACACGCTTTTTGTAGGTGAATGCGGGCGGGTAGATCTGCCCGGCTCAAGCGCCGAGGCTCTTTATGAAAGCCTGCGCAAACTGGCTGCGCTTCCGCCCGCGACCGCCATGTATCCGGGGCATTCCTACAACGGCGATACCTCCACACTAGGCGTTCAGAAAGAGTATAACCTGTATCTCCAGCTTGCATCAAACAACAAGGCCGACTTCCTGAAGGCGGTACGGTGA
- a CDS encoding septum formation initiator family protein codes for MKLHLFKNKLKYIISAIIILAVLSSRGLRNLVKNYLEYRRLEHRQIELKLERIQLKENLKIVKDGAYIEQAARKELGLARTGELEYRFPPPKDGDK; via the coding sequence ATGAAACTCCATTTATTTAAAAATAAACTCAAATATATCATCAGCGCGATAATTATTCTGGCCGTGCTTAGCAGCCGCGGACTTAGGAACCTGGTGAAAAATTACCTGGAATACCGGCGTCTTGAACACCGCCAAATCGAGCTGAAATTGGAACGCATACAACTTAAGGAAAACCTTAAAATAGTAAAGGACGGGGCATATATTGAGCAGGCGGCAAGAAAGGAGCTGGGGCTGGCCAGGACCGGAGAACTAGAATACCGCTTCCCCCCGCCCAAGGATGGGGATAAATGA